The following nucleotide sequence is from Primulina tabacum isolate GXHZ01 chromosome 2, ASM2559414v2, whole genome shotgun sequence.
gatgacgcagttcttatttgagccagacaggtactttcctctaccacgtattattccatatgttcaggctaggaagctcatgcatagagggtgtcgggcgtttctagcaacctttgtatctgtccccgaggcacccagtcagtcagcctcagatgttccgattgttagagacttcttagacgtttttcctgaggacgtctctggtctgccacctgagagagaggtggagttttccatagagcttatgccaggtacggctccgatctcaaaagcaccgtaccgacttgcaccgacagagatggcagagcttaagaagcagattcaggaacttcttgacaaggagttcattcgccctagtttctcaccttggggcgcgccagtcttgtttgttaagaagaaagatggcacgatgaggctttgtattgactatcgggagttgaacagggttacagtgaagaataaatacccacttccgaggattgaggatctttttgaccagttgcagggagcttcgattttctctaagatagatctgcgttccggttatcaccagttgaaggtgagagatgctgatgtttcaaagacagcattcaggactcgttatggtcactacgagtttcttgtgatgctgttcggtttgacgaatgtgccagcgatcttcatggatctcatgaatcgcgtatttcagccatacctcgaccagtttgtgatagtgttcatagataacattcttgtctactccaagaatcgggaggatcacagcaggcatctggccacagtgttgcagacattgcaaaagcacaaattattcgcaaagttcagtaaatgcgaattctggttagagaaggtggcgttcttaggccacattgtatccagcagtggtattgaggtagacccagcgaaagttgcagcagtcagagattgggttgtgccgcaaaatgcatcagagatccgcagttttcttggcttagcaggatattatcggaagttcattaagggattctcttcgattgcagttccactcacagcactgaccaagaagaatgtgaaatttgtttggagcgaggagtgtcagaagagcttcgatactttgaagcaagctcttatctcagcaccagttttggccgttccgtcagggtccggtgagtttgttctgtataccgatgcttcgaagctcggtcttggcgcagtattgatgtaGCATGGGAatgtgatagcttatgcttctagacagttgaagactcttgagaagaactaccctacccatgatctagagttggccgcagtagtttttgccttgaagatttggaggcattatctgtatggagagaagtgccagatctttaccgaccacaagagcctcaagtatttctttacgcagaaggagctgaacatgcgtcagaggcgttggttggagcttgtgaaggattatgactgtgacattagctaccacccgggtaaagctaatgtagttgcggatgcattgagcagaaaagtcgcagtgatggctcagttgacagtgtcgagacctcttcagattgagatgcagaggtttgatcttgagacttatcctcaaggtagagttccccgtctatctaccttgaccattcagtcttcccttttggaccgtattcgcagtggtcagtcatcagatgagcagttagcaaagtggaagcagagggatgaggccaagggcagtgtcttgtattcagtcagtgatggtattgtgagataccgagacaggatatgggttcctagcagtgattctatccgagcagatatcttatcagaagcccatacatcgtcgtactctattcatccagggagtacgaagatgtacaaggatctgcagctattgtattggtggccagggatgaagaaggatatcaggcgatttgtgtccgagtgtctgacttgtcagttagtgaaggccgagcatcaaagaccagcaggtttgctcaagcctcttcccattcccgagtgaaagtgggagaatgttaccatggactttgtgaccggattgccgaggtcagccagaggatcgaatgccatctgggtgattgtagatcgttttaccaaatcagcgcacttcttgcctattaagacgacgttcaccatgattcagtttgcagagctgtatatccgagagatagtccgactccatcgtattccagtttctatcgtatctgacagagatcccagattcacttcctcgttttggaagagcttgcattcgactatggggacgaagttgctgtttagcacagctttccatccgcagacagatgggcagtcagagcgagtcattcagattttagaggatcttcttcgtgcttgcgtcattgatttctcagggagttgggagtcgaacttgccattggttgagttcacctacaacaacagcttccagtcttccattggtatggctccgtatgaagcactatatggccgcaagtgtagatctcttgttcattgggatgaattaGGAGAGAGAgcgcagagttgggtccagatattattcagcagaccgtcgatgtagtagcccggatccgtgatagaatgaggactgctctgagtcgacagaagagttatgccgatcagcggaggagagatttagagtttgctgtcggcgaccatgtctttgtgaaagtggcacctatgaagggtgtcatgagatttggcaagaaagggaagctcagtccgagattcattggaccatttgagatcctcgacagagttgggacgctagcttatcgtgaggctcttccgccaaatctggccggagtacacgaTGTGTTCCACgcctccatgctgaggaagtacatggcgaacccttcgcatgtcctgaactttgagccattgcagcttactccgaacctatcttatgaggagagcccagtgcagatcctagacaggcaggagaagaagcttcggaacaagatggttaagcgagtcaaagtcagatggctaaaccattcagaggaggaagctacatgggagtctgagtcggagatgagagatcgttaccccgagttattcggtgagttttaatttcgaggacgaaatttcttctaaggggggaaggattgtagaacccgtaacttagactacgtataaaccatgcataattctagtatttaaattaaaatgatttttgttgcttgagtatttaaagtgcctttctttaaatttaattatttcatttcaatagttttaattttattctttcagttatttcagtgaggccggactggagttggagtttagagataaaatttaagatttagaaatcaattccagaatttattttagctagcaaataagttcatttaagttaaaaaggaggtttgaggatttaatttaattagttgaggtgagtagaaaataaatttatttaagttccttaattaaggggttagttcactaaattaattaagggatcggtaaggctcttaaggtattaaaatttatcaactaaacaacatttctCTTCATTTTTAGTGTTGATTTTCTGCCACCCTTAGTAGATTGAGCaaggatatgccaactcacctttgacccattctttgtcattttttagcatgataacctttttaattattgatcaaccttaattagtttattaataAGCAATATCCTAGTCTAATTATCTTGGATAATATCGGCCATGCTCCCCCCAAAAGACTTCATCAaaccaattcaaaatttgaatgagaggtagacttggtcttgattttcttccctatattttgcacccattctcctcaccctcttaaccaccattccccctcccttagtctcgaaattcagagtgatTTTGAAGAGAAAACTCGTGGCTAGCACTAGAGGAaactagagagaaaaatcgagagcaagaaaggtagaaaagAAAGCActccactcctccgcgccggatcgtctcttcttttcgtttttctttcaaacgaaaccaggcatgcatatattcttccttgactcttcaatcaagtcctaatacCATTTAtttacattacatgatcatgttttattaagcaaaaaccgaaatacatcaagaatttttcagaaaataagaatgcagaattttcgattttcatgatgctcttcacgggtattcttgttttgatgtttcaggtggatggctcgactccaggctcactaggctacatctagacacatactagggtgtgtcaagaccatattggtccattcaaacaagccccatgcatgatagaactcgaatttgacagcaactcttcaaTCTTGGCCCTTTtagttttcgaaaaaaaaaaaaattctgttGTGTGCTGTCAAGGGGATGGATCTGATCTGGGCTGCCACAAGgcatatagccatggttagatgacttccctagcatgtctaagacgtgactaagtcacccttttagtggctcggtccatggtgcatcggtttttaaatcaaacgcaagaacagcccctccccttctcggcccatttgattttgacagcatgtgttggttcgagtatggtggaatggtgtggatcttggttggcctaaagcccttagccacggtttacACCATGCCCCAAGaggtctagatcgtgccatggtcaatcaaatggccactggaacgagacgagacaacaagcgaagcacaacacccctcacgcgcgcaaaggtgctctcgggtgaatcttttcgattgttgctggaatattccgaattgtggctggtttaaagcccttagccatggttcgatcCTTGGGACGTTGAAAAtaggttctggtcggtggttcaagccccaatggccattagcctcgcaaacgacgcaagcaaaccaaagcacagctgctgtatttttggacggCAACTtcctgtgacggttcagtggctcgttcgagtactcggtcggcttttagcctatggccttggactggacagtgtctcattgagttaggaaggtcatgtttttgaccgttcgtcattcggttcatttttgaggtcgtacgagaatttacggtgcgatgtgccaaattgactctcgaaagagcgtttcttgttttggcctccattcacctagatttcggccctcaccattttaggagcattattttattattttaggcgtattttaatcatgactacatgacggttcagtgttggttcgggttggttcggagtcatgattaaatacgaagtcggtaggcgtaattgtcacattttagaatgttattgcatagtttggtcccataaatctattgcatatttttaatgacatatttaggttgcagcgagcctgggagcgatccaatccatgcagtaaattattacaggatatttaattgtgccattaaATTAtcttacgtgcataaatatataaaatgttcattttttttgagattatgcgatattgcttgtggccatttcactatcatgggattattgctaaatccggtcgccagttaccggtccggtcgccagttactggtcagttgagtttgtttcacccagtatactgtggctacagtctgatcagacgtttactattttatccggtcgccagttaccgtcatgggagcattttattatccggtcgccagttaccggtcagtttcagtgcaggggccacttgcgtataccataatctcaccaggaaaattattacaggctatttcagtacagggctccaaggaccaaacatttttaccatgatattttcagttcagttatgcacgtattataattaatcatgacacgacacttttacgatatgcctcatgacacgacatttttattccatgaaattttactatagtatttactcgttatttactgatatatgcatgttgagtctttagactcactagaattgattgttgtaggttctgatgatgctggggccgagggcggggaccagtgtgcaggctcgagtcggcagtagtaggacccgatgacctcagttcagcatttattttttgatggctcaaacgttttaattattgttggaaaaactttttactgttatttcaaaaatgttaattcttctgCTGCCACATTAAACATCAAACTTTGTTTATAAGTTaatttatgaaggaggcaattttaattatttaaaaagaaaaattttaaatttttccgcaaatttccaagtaaggattcTAGCACCTTTACATTCCAGTTTTGCACACCAAGTAAAAAATTACTGGTTACGTCCATGTCCCTACTTATAACATGATCAAAAGATGAAAAATGTACAAGTCACTGcctaaatatttattttcaaatgatcGCATCAATGTTATCTTGTAAAAACAAAATGTAAAAGTTCGATTAATGCAAAAATACCTCACATAAAATTATAGATAACATTCATCAAATATTATCCCTTCATTCATCAAATATATCCCTTCATTCATCACATGTCAAACATATGAAATACCATGCAAACATAAGATATATAAAATACTTGTATAACAAATACAAGAACAATAGAAATCAATTAAAGTAAACCACAAATAATTTTCGAGATCAGAATTATAACAAGACCTAATTTCTCAACTTTATGTCTTTCTGATTGGAAAATAATTCACCGGAAGCTTTAATCTTTCGCAGTTCATATAATCGTCCAAATTCTAACAAAGTCTGTTTTATGAAGTTTTACAattctaaaatatataattagtaaattaaatattttcgaCATAAAAAAAAACCGCATCGGCATGCATGCATGCTACAACAACTagttttccattttttttaaaaaaaacactcGAAAAAGAGTATTTACCTAGTTAATTCTGCATTCCTTACCAGGGCCTCTACGAAACCTCCATTTATCCGTACAATAATCATACACCATATGATCTTTCTGCAATCTCTTCATCCTCACCCTACTTCTTCGATCCAACTCCATGTTCAACCATTGATTCGTCAAAAAATCGGTCTCATTACACGTAGTACTTCGAGTTCTATAAGACCAAATGCATCCGTCTGCAGAAAAGTTCCGGTAGGAAGCAATGAAAGGAGCTAGAGTCCAGTTGGTTTTAACCCTGCCGTGTTGCGTAGCCCATTCGTCCGCATTCCAAAGGCTCGAATACACTCGCATCGGTTGGTCTTTAGGGAATGGTACGCCTAATCTCTCCACATTTCTGAATTCTCTTATCGGCGTGTTGTCGATCAAGAAGCTGAAAATAATGTgttccataaatatttcttaaatcatGTCGAGTGCGAGTACGGCATGAGAACTATTGATCCTCAAATATAATGTCAATTATTAGTCTACTATGTGATTTTTCaattgttaaagatttttaccaCTGATGTTTTGAAAATTAAGGATGATTTCATCAATATATGTCAATATAACTGGAGATCGACTTGACCAGTTTGCACTTTGCAAAGCTTCAACTGAAGAAACTCGATTGACAAATTAGAAAATTAGAAGTAAAAACTTACACAATGCATTTGGGGTTCCATATAATTGTATAAGTATGGAAATCTTCGGTTGGATCAAACCATAAGAAAAACTGGTTCTCTCTTTCGCCTTTGCCTTGACTGAATACATTTGTGTGAACTGTGTACGGATTTCCACTTGAATTTCCAATAAATTCGAAATCTATCTCATCATGATGATCTCCTTCTGAAGACAACTAAGGATTTAAGATGAATGATTACATACGAATAACAAGCAATGCGCATAATTAGATGATGATGAATAGATAGTTTAATCTTTTTTTGGTAATAAATCTCACATAAAAGGTTGTGATTGTGCCAGCGGAATTTCCAGGGATGAGCTTGATTTGCATTTCGACCTTTCCAAAGAGTATTTCTCGCTTGGATTCGAAGCCGGCACCGGATGATTTGTCGAGGGACAGGGTAAGAAGTTCGCCATCTTCCAGTATCTGGGTATGGCTTTCACCCCACGAGATGATGAATTGTTGATAAAACGTACCATTTTTAACAACAATGCTTTGACTGTCACAAAATCATTTTCAGACAATCCCTCATAAATTGCCAAGAAAGTAATAATGAAAATCAAGTACCTCGTACTAATTTCTTGATTGCGTTTGGCTGCAAAAATTGTTTGAGAAATAATAACGTCCACCTGAAATGaataataaaaagaattttCGCACATTTTTTATgtgaattattatatatatatatatatattgaaaaagGGAGCTAAATTAGATATATACCTTGAAAACAAAGATGGCAGAGAATACAATGAATGCCAAATATGGAATTAACTTGTTGGAACGAGATGGATGAGGGTTTCTTGGTCGCATAACGATTGATTTCTTGTAATAAAA
It contains:
- the LOC142530522 gene encoding xyloglucan endotransglucosylase protein 7-like translates to MRPRNPHPSRSNKLIPYLAFIVFSAIFVFKVDVIISQTIFAAKRNQEISTSQSIVVKNGTFYQQFIISWGESHTQILEDGELLTLSLDKSSGAGFESKREILFGKVEMQIKLIPGNSAGTITTFYLSSEGDHHDEIDFEFIGNSSGNPYTVHTNVFSQGKGERENQFFLWFDPTEDFHTYTIIWNPKCIVFLIDNTPIREFRNVERLGVPFPKDQPMRVYSSLWNADEWATQHGRVKTNWTLAPFIASYRNFSADGCIWSYRTRSTTCNETDFLTNQWLNMELDRRSRVRMKRLQKDHMVYDYCTDKWRFRRGPGKECRIN